Below is a window of Sandaracinaceae bacterium DNA.
GCCTTGAAGGCGAGCGGCTTGAGGAACGAGCCAGCCAGCCGCGCCAGGGGCTCGCGGGCCTCGGCCGCCTTCAGCTCCCCGAGCGCCCAGGCCGCCTCGAGGCAACGATCGCGATCGTCCAGCGCGACGATCAGCTGCGGAACGCCGCGCGCGTCGCCCAGCCGCGCCAGCCCGATCGCCGCGCCGCGGGCCACGTGCGGGGCGTCGTCGTCGAGGAGCGCGGCCAGGGTCTCGGCCGCGCGCGGATCCTCGAGCGCGCCGAGCGCGTCCGCGAGGTGAGCCCGCACCTCGGTGTCCGGGTCGTCGACGCGGACGGAGAGCGCCTCGGCCGCCTCGTCGGGGGCGAGCAGCGCGATGGAGGCGACGGCCTGGAAGCGGACCTCCGGGCGATCGCTCGCGAGCGCCTCCTTCAAGGCGGGCAGGGCGGCGCGGTCGCCCAGCTCGGCCGCGGCGATGAGCGCGACCTGTCGCACGGTGGGGTCCCCGTCCTCGAAGCGCGCGAGGATGGCGTCCAACGCCGTGGCGTCCTTCGTGCGCGCGAGGCTGGCCATCGCCTGAGCGCGCACCGCGCCGCTCCGATCCTCGAGCATCGCGCGCAGCGCGGCGCGGGCCTCCTCGACGCGATCCGTGGGCGCGTCGCCCAGCCGCTCGGCCGCCGCCGCGCGGAGCGTCGGGTCCTTGGCCCGCACGTCTCGGAGCGCCGCGTCGAAGTTGGGGCGGAGCGGCGGGAAGAGCCGCATCACACGCGCGCGCCGTAGATGAGCGAGTCGACGACGATCTGCGCGTTGCCGTTGCGCTCGAGCGCGACGAGCGCCTCCTGGATCATCTCGACCCGCTCGGCCGCCTTGCGCGCGCCCACCCGCTCGGCGCGCTCGCGGATGACGTCGGCGCGGTGACGGAAGGCGAGCCGCTCGTCTCCCAGCCCGAGGGCGGCCGCGGCCACGTCCCGGTAGAAGGTCACGAGCGCCTCGAGCACCACGCGGAGCTCGGCCTCGCCGCGGACGAGGTCCTCCGAGGCGCGCACCATCTCGCCGGGCTTGCCCACCGTGCAGACCTCGTCGAGCGCGAGCGCGGCGTCGAGCAGCTCGGTCGCGCCGCCCTCCGCCAGAGCGAGGGCGCGATCGGCGCGGCCATCGGCCAGCGCGATCGCCGGGCCGCGCGCCTCCTCGTCGAGATCGTGGGCGGCGAGGATGTCGTCGAGGACGGGCGCGGGCAGGCGCCCGAAGCGCACCCGCTGGCAGCGCGAGCGGATGGTGGGGAGCAGTCGATCGGGCCGCTCGCTCAGCAGGATGAAGTGCACGCCGCGGCGCGGCTCCTCGAGCGTCTTGAGGAGCGCGTTGGCCGACTCGGGCGGGTGCTCGGGAAAGGAGACGTCGGCCTCGGGGAAGATCAGGAACGCCGCCTTGGCCTCGAAGGGCGCGAACTGCGCGACGGGCAAGATCTCCTGGCGGAGCGTCTCGACCGCGATGTTGCGCTTGCCCTCGGCGCGCGGCTCGAAGATCCGGACGTCGGGGTGGGTGCCCGCGCTGATGCGAGCGCGCGCCTTGTCGTCCGCGCCGATGACCCGCTCGGCCAGCGCCCGCGCGGCGAGCTGCTTGCCCACGCCGCTCGGCCCCTCGAAGAGGTAGGCCGACGCGACCCGGTCGGTGGCCACCGCGCGCTCGAGGATGTCGACGGCGG
It encodes the following:
- a CDS encoding HEAT repeat domain-containing protein, with translation MRLFPPLRPNFDAALRDVRAKDPTLRAAAAERLGDAPTDRVEEARAALRAMLEDRSGAVRAQAMASLARTKDATALDAILARFEDGDPTVRQVALIAAAELGDRAALPALKEALASDRPEVRFQAVASIALLAPDEAAEALSVRVDDPDTEVRAHLADALGALEDPRAAETLAALLDDDAPHVARGAAIGLARLGDARGVPQLIVALDDRDRCLEAAWALGELKAAEAREPLARLAGSFLKPLAFKAAAAAALVRLGDERGVPALRGVLGALRWDARSYAVQLVGELRATELAPELAALARRPRGTDPVVLAEALAKLAPESDTAYAGLRTLALRDDEAGERALELLEQTASAS
- a CDS encoding AAA family ATPase; protein product: MSADRFAGVRAQKTAVDILERAVATDRVASAYLFEGPSGVGKQLAARALAERVIGADDKARARISAGTHPDVRIFEPRAEGKRNIAVETLRQEILPVAQFAPFEAKAAFLIFPEADVSFPEHPPESANALLKTLEEPRRGVHFILLSERPDRLLPTIRSRCQRVRFGRLPAPVLDDILAAHDLDEEARGPAIALADGRADRALALAEGGATELLDAALALDEVCTVGKPGEMVRASEDLVRGEAELRVVLEALVTFYRDVAAAALGLGDERLAFRHRADVIRERAERVGARKAAERVEMIQEALVALERNGNAQIVVDSLIYGARV